CGGTCCCGTCTACTTGGATACAAGGCACATCACTGCTCAACAGGCACGGGATTTAAAATCCGCATTCCTGGATATGTACCCGTCCATGGTACTTTACTGGGCGGCTAATGAGATTGATCCCTCCAAGGAACCGGTTGAGGTACAGACTACTGAGCCATACGTCGTAGGGGGACACACTCAGTCCGGTTATTGGGTTGACGTTAACCGTAAGACGAGTATTGAGGGGCTTTATGCAGCCGGCGACGTTTCGGGCGGCGCTCCATACAAGTTTGTAAGCGGATGCTGGGCAGAGGGAGTTATCGCCGCCAGGGCCGCCGGCGAGTATGTACAGAAAACAGGGTTTGCACAAATACCTGAAAACGTCCTGAAGGATGAGCAGGAGAGGGTGTTTAGTCCGCTTATGAATCAAACCCATAAGATAGACGGGATAAATAATTATGACATGGAGGTCAGGATCCAGAAGATTATGGAGGAATATGCGGGCGGAGCAGCAACATTCTATGAGGTAAATGACGAGAGGCTTCAGGTAGCAAGGAGGCGCCTGTCAACACTGCCGGACCAGTTCAAATATCTGATGGCGGAAGACCTGCATGACCTTATGAAGGCTCACGAGGTCATAGACAGGGTATATGTGGCTCAGGTACTTGTGGAACATATGATGTACAGGAAAGAGACGAGATGGCCGGGTTACTGTACAAGGACTGATTATACAGAGTTAGACGATACAAACTGGCTTAAGTTTGTTAATTCAAGGAGAGACCCTGAAACAGGGAACATTGAAATGTTCACAAGACCATATGAACAGATAGTGCCAGGGGACAGGTATAAACCAAGATAATGAATCTAAACTGAACCATATACTATTTTAGGAGGAAGAGAAATGCCGGTAATAATACATACGGACAAATGCAATGAATGCAATGGGTCATCTAACCCCCCATGCGTAAGGATGTGCCCTGGCGACCTTTGGATGAAGGACCCCAAGACAGGTAAGATAGTTATGAGAAATGCTTCAGACTGCTGGGACTGCCTGCCATGTGTAAAGGTCTGCCCGCAGGAGGCAATTGAATTCAGGCTCTCTTATCAGCTCGGATTTCAGACTGCAAGGCTGCTTCCCCACATACATAATACAAGGGATTTTATTACATGGGAACTTATTGATACAAATGGTGTTACCGACAAATTCACCATAAGGACCAAGGTACTCCCGGTCGAACTTGATGAGAGCATAGAAGGAGTTACACCGGCAGAGTACTCGATATAAACGAGAAAGGGTATTTTTAATGAATCAATCTACTGAAGAAAAAACAGCAGAGATCCCGCAGCACATACTTGATGAAATATCATCGTTCGAGACCGAGATCGGACGTCTTCGGCGCAAGGAGATGCCTGAAGAAAAATTCAAGAAGTTCAGGCTGCAAAATGGCATCTATGGACAGCGTCAGAAAGATGATTTCATGGTCAGGGTCAAGGTGCCTCAGGGCGTACTGAATCCCGAACATTTAAAACTGCTGGCGAATATAGGTGATAACTTCTCAAATGGTATCGCACATGCTACCTCCCGTCAGGATATTCAATTTCATTTTGTGAAACTCGAAAATGTACCAACTATTATGAGATCGCTTGCAGAAGCTGGCCTGACCACAAGGGAGGCATGCGGCAATACTATCAGGAATGTCACGGCATGCTATCTTTCTGGTATTTGCCCTGATGAAATTTTTGATGTGTCCACATATTCACGACAGACAACAGATTATTTTCTCAGAAACCCTGTGTGCCAGAGCCTCCCGAGAAAGTTTAAGATATCCTTCTCAGGATGCAGCAAGGATTGCGCATTAGCCCCCATCAATGATATTGGTGCAGTCGCGGTACAGAAAGAGATTAATGGGACAACACAGCGCGGGTTTAAAATTTTCATCGCAGGCGGACTTGGTCCGCATCCAAGGGTGGCTCAATTGTTTGAAGAATTTGTTCCGGCAGATGACCTTCTTCCTTTAGCTGAATCTATACTCAGGGTTTTTGACCAATATGGAGAGAGAAAGAACAGAAACAGGGCCCGGATGAAGTTTCTTCTCGAAAAAATCGGTTTTGATGAACTCAAACACCGCATTGAG
This DNA window, taken from Nitrospirota bacterium, encodes the following:
- a CDS encoding 4Fe-4S binding protein codes for the protein MPVIIHTDKCNECNGSSNPPCVRMCPGDLWMKDPKTGKIVMRNASDCWDCLPCVKVCPQEAIEFRLSYQLGFQTARLLPHIHNTRDFITWELIDTNGVTDKFTIRTKVLPVELDESIEGVTPAEYSI